In the Paenibacillus sp. FSL H7-0357 genome, one interval contains:
- a CDS encoding SMI1/KNR4 family protein has product MKYLNELVSQFRIDKIPMSPCTNEDLINVRKMISDQTLPMAYIEFLETMGNGTDHTFLRGESCFMDELLELNEGGAELLEENNVPLKLTSNDFVFWMSQGCMFCFFKLDEGENPPVYFYSEGKKKDGFYKITDTFTEFLQRRYIKDRYIFQKKE; this is encoded by the coding sequence TTGAAATATTTAAATGAGTTAGTCTCACAATTTAGAATTGATAAAATTCCTATGAGTCCTTGTACAAACGAAGATTTAATTAATGTGAGAAAAATGATTAGCGATCAAACATTACCAATGGCTTATATTGAATTTCTTGAAACAATGGGAAACGGCACTGATCATACCTTTTTGCGTGGTGAATCATGTTTTATGGATGAATTGTTAGAGTTAAATGAAGGGGGAGCAGAATTGTTAGAAGAAAATAATGTACCACTAAAGCTTACTTCAAACGATTTTGTATTTTGGATGAGTCAAGGTTGTATGTTTTGCTTCTTTAAATTAGATGAAGGTGAAAATCCACCTGTCTACTTTTACTCAGAAGGTAAAAAGAAGGATGGCTTTTATAAGATTACAGATACTTTCACAGAATTCTTGCAACGCAGGTATATTAAAGATAGGTATATATTTCAAAAAAAAGAATAA
- a CDS encoding DUF6985 domain-containing protein — MKINDPIFGELEYNYTWAKDTTIHFFGKETEIALMIDGEEDGKFDEDQYTAYQSLMQNWQQLQQSFLQPILDYYQQKRYELGYDIEFNEYYPLVATTGQLLEMITLVGIVVSYAGIYEGRDIGILFDCTWDIENGVGIRLLNEKVTVVGYQDVAI; from the coding sequence ATGAAAATAAACGATCCGATTTTTGGTGAACTTGAGTATAACTATACTTGGGCTAAGGATACTACGATTCATTTTTTTGGAAAAGAAACTGAGATTGCATTGATGATCGATGGTGAAGAAGATGGCAAGTTTGATGAAGATCAGTATACGGCGTATCAATCTTTAATGCAAAACTGGCAGCAATTACAGCAAAGCTTCTTGCAACCCATTTTAGACTATTACCAACAAAAACGATATGAACTGGGTTATGATATTGAATTTAATGAGTATTATCCCTTAGTTGCAACAACCGGCCAACTTCTTGAGATGATTACTTTGGTTGGAATTGTTGTTTCATATGCAGGGATTTATGAAGGCCGAGATATCGGAATACTTTTTGATTGTACATGGGATATAGAGAATGGAGTGGGAATTCGTTTATTGAATGAAAAAGTAACTGTAGTAGGCTATCAGGATGTTGCGATTTGA
- a CDS encoding SUKH-3 domain-containing protein, protein MNNLSYDVKEILVQAGWNPNNKVDLSETVKFLEAMGYQVFDSVIAALRVFGGIEYKFKHPDGSLETFIFSPEEAVGDYYEKEDFEEFEARVKEPLVVVGEAYRGNLIMFISKSGKVYGKNGYSLFKFGDNIFEALDTLCLFRKPEEV, encoded by the coding sequence TTGAATAACTTATCATATGATGTGAAAGAAATACTGGTACAAGCAGGCTGGAACCCAAATAATAAGGTTGATTTAAGCGAGACAGTAAAGTTTTTAGAAGCAATGGGGTATCAAGTATTCGATTCAGTGATTGCTGCACTAAGAGTATTTGGTGGAATCGAATATAAATTTAAGCATCCCGATGGAAGTTTGGAAACCTTTATATTTAGTCCTGAAGAAGCTGTTGGGGATTATTATGAAAAAGAAGACTTTGAGGAATTCGAGGCGCGAGTAAAAGAGCCGCTTGTTGTAGTTGGAGAAGCATATCGCGGAAATTTAATAATGTTTATTTCGAAATCCGGGAAGGTATACGGAAAAAATGGATATTCTTTATTCAAGTTCGGAGATAACATTTTCGAAGCCCTAGATACTTTATGTTTATTTAGAAAACCAGAAGAGGTATAA